In Tenebrio molitor chromosome 8, icTenMoli1.1, whole genome shotgun sequence, a genomic segment contains:
- the LOC138137018 gene encoding protein disulfide-isomerase A3-like: MILKLNISKVLVLLLWLRTCLARDKNVLKMTDSNFHKQITFHKDIMVMFFIPWSGLCQRIRPQYAAAADILKERNLPVAFGKIDCSRAGRSTCASKNLPTLPVLYFYHNGQFVKEYTGARDSLNIVKFMRVQVLPSPLELKNIDELKRFLNRQDDVVVAGFFEEDTRLKRMFFKVAEEMKESVIFVYSSCEKLLIKQGVMDGIVLFRPRCLHNKYEDERILFTGRTVIGEIKNFIIKGYHGLVGHRVPTNRYNFANPLVVVYYTVDYHKGGKEINYWRNRVIKVAHKYKNDVKFAISAVDDFEAEVADVTENISTMKPVVILRDLESKKYFMTEEFSNEALDAFVRDFLDQKLTPYIKSKTFLQHDNDGAVLIAHAQNFEHLVLNSTKDILLNLYAVWSGGSQKFALVLREVADLLRDDNVNVVKMDTTENEVPAMFAGKPLPNVYFLNKKKKKHPILYDGQPNVEQVIKFVAKMATNELNDFDRDGSYKLDKDEL, from the coding sequence ATGATTCTAAAACTGAACATATCCAAAGTTTTGGTGCTTCTCCTTTGGCTAAGAACGTGTCTGGCCCGCGACAAAAATGTTCTGAAGATGACCGACAGCAACTTCCACAAACAGATCACTTTCCACAAGGACATTATGGTGATGTTCTTCATCCCGTGGAGCGGCTTGTGTCAAAGAATCCGCCCCCAGTACGCTGCCGCAGCTGATATTTTGAAAGAGCGAAACCTTCCAGTAGCTTTTGGGAAGATCGATTGTTCCCGAGCTGGAAGGTCTACTTGTGCGAGTAAGAATCTTCCAACTCTCCCGGTTTTGTACTTCTATCACAACGGTCAATTCGTCAAGGAGTACACCGGGGCTCGAGACTCCTTAAATATAGTAAAGTTCATGAGAGTGCAAGTTTTGCCCAGTCCCTTGGAGCTGAAGAACATCGACGAGTTGAAGCGATTCTTGAACAGACAGGATGACGTGGTGGTCGCAGGTTTCTTCGAAGAAGACACCCGACTGAAGAGAATGTTTTTCAAAGTCGCCGAAGAAATGAAGGAATCGGTGATCTTCGTGTACTCCAGTTGCGAGAAACTCTTGATCAAGCAAGGAGTCATGGATGGGATTGTGTTGTTCAGACCTCGATGTCTTCACAACAAGTATGAAGACGAGAGGATACTGTTTACGGGGAGGACGGTGATCGGAGAGATAAAGAACTTCATCATCAAGGGCTACCACGGACTGGTGGGCCACCGCGTCCCTACTAATCGCTACAACTTCGCTAACCCTCTCGTCGTGGTCTACTACACCGTCGACTACCACAAAGGGGGCAAAGAAATCAACTACTGGAGGAACCGAGTAATCAAAGTCGCCCACAAGTACAAGAACGACGTCAAATTTGCCATCAGCGCTGTCGACGATTTCGAAGCGGAGGTTGCCGACGTCACAGAGAACATTTCAACCATGAAGCCCGTGGTGATCTTAAGAGATCTCGAAAGCAAGAAGTACTTCATGACGGAAGAGTTCTCCAACGAGGCGCTCGATGCTTTCGTCAGGGACTTCCTGGATCAAAAGTTGACGCCCTACATCAAGTCCAAGACCTTCCTTCAACATGACAACGACGGCGCGGTGCTCATCGCCCATGCCCAGAACTTCGAGCATCTTGTCCTCAACAGCACCAAAGATATACTTCTGAATTTGTACGCTGTTTGGAGCGGTGGTTCGCAGAAATTCGCTTTAGTCTTGAGGGAAGTCGCGGACTTGCTTCGAGATGACAACGTGAATGTTGTCAAAATGGACACCACCGAGAATGAAGTGCCGGCTATGTTCGCAGGTAAACCGCTTccaaatgtttattttttgaacaagaagaaaaagaagcaTCCCATTTTGTATGACGGGCAGCCGAACGTAGAACAAGTCATCAAATTTGTCGCCAAAATGgccacgaacgagttgaacgATTTTGACAGAGATGGTTCCTACAAGTTGGACAAAGACGAATTGTGA